One Pochonia chlamydosporia 170 chromosome 5, whole genome shotgun sequence DNA segment encodes these proteins:
- a CDS encoding phosphotransferase enzyme family domain-containing protein, with the protein MGRPNRTTLAWAATVLASDVTVDRGLREGGSPWLIQAAGNLKSAVLRVAPLSNAEQVRTEVIAMRHAATAGLPVPEVLGHNGGAATGFALVLTSYLAGSSQIPVELDNKRLRTLGATAARISAVDVPCPSLVTLPARTGPIEDVDWAALRRKHGASPMLRRAAEAIERAKPVDTKVGFVHGDLWHGNTLWDGTELTAILDWDAAGTGSPGIDLGSVRCDAALCYGPSAASAVLSGWEGEASRPAPDVAYWDVVAALASPPNMAWVRPAMADQGRPDLTAALLTERREEFLNQALRQLEQ; encoded by the coding sequence ATGGGTCGTCCAAATAGAACGACTCTTGCGTGGGCAGCGACGGTGCTGGCCAGTGACGTTACCGTGGACCGCGGTCTGCGCGAAGGCGGGTCGCCATGGCTGATCCAGGCAGCCGGGAACTTGAAGTCTGCGGTGTTGCGTGTAGCGCCGCTGTCGAACGCCGAGCAGGTTAGGACTGAGGTTATCGCGATGCGGCACGCGGCGACCGCTGGGCTGCCGGTGCCGGAAGTCCTCGGCCATAACGGCGGTGCCGCGACTGGATTCGCGCTCGTGTTAACGTCCTACCTGGCGGGTTCCAGCCAGATTCCGGTAGAACTCGACAACAAACGACTGCGGACGCTGGGCGCTACCGCCGCGCGGATTAGCGCCGTGGACgttccatgtccttctcTGGTAACCTTGCCAGCGCGGACTGGACCGATTGAAGACGTGGACTGGGCCGCATTACGGCGAAAGCATGGCGCTTCGCCAATGTTACGAAGAGCGGCAGAGGCTATCGAGCGTGCCAAACCTGTCGACACTAAGGTAGGGTTTGTGCATGGCGATCTATGGCATGGCAACACCCTATGGGACGGTACAGAGCTAACTGCGATTCTCGACTGGGACGCTGCCGGAACTGGCTCTCCAGGAATTGACTTGGGGTCGGTCCGCTGCGATGCTGCTCTCTGCTATGGCCCGTCCGCTGCGTCGGCGGTCCTGTCTGGATGGGAAGGCGAAGCTAGCCGTCCCGCGCCGGACGTGGCGTACTGGGACGTGGTGGCAGCCCTCGCCAGCCCGCCTAATATGGCTTGGGTTCGGCCCGCGATGGCGGACCAGGGCCGTCCTGACCTAACCGCCGCGCTGCTTACCGAACGGCGCGAGGAGTTTCTTAACCAGGCTCTAAGGCAGTTGGAGCAGTGA